A single genomic interval of Chryseobacterium paludis harbors:
- a CDS encoding YybH family protein has translation MKKILVLSGLLTLAFWCNAQTSDAFSSVRKTIEASNAIYADLANKNDGSILTRYTDDACLFPPNATPVCGSKEIGIFFKSGPKVHVKFSIQNLYGDGKTYVTEESYYEMTDLEGKKLDDGKVIVIWKNTNEGWKMHRDMFSSNHLVK, from the coding sequence ATGAAAAAAATACTTGTTTTAAGTGGATTGCTGACATTAGCTTTTTGGTGTAATGCTCAAACCAGTGATGCCTTTAGTTCTGTGAGAAAGACAATTGAAGCGAGCAATGCTATCTACGCTGACCTTGCTAATAAAAATGATGGATCCATCCTGACCCGATATACCGATGATGCCTGTCTCTTTCCTCCAAACGCTACACCAGTATGTGGGAGCAAAGAAATAGGAATATTCTTTAAGTCCGGACCTAAAGTACATGTTAAATTTTCTATCCAGAACCTTTATGGAGACGGTAAAACATATGTAACAGAGGAAAGTTATTATGAGATGACAGATCTGGAGGGTAAGAAACTGGATGATGGAAAAGTAATTGTTATCTGGAAAAATACAAACGAAGGTTGGAAGATGCATCGCGATATGTTCAGCAGTAACCACCTGGTGAAATAG
- a CDS encoding M4 family metallopeptidase yields MKNKLIFAFFIPLLVSGISLQAQRYVEQKINSDDGRSSFIKFNSGTAAKDLALSDNKKFFSELLNLPAGSEMVKTESAKLFSDFSDEKYQLYHNGIKVEFAKYILHYIKGNLVSMNGEMYDTDNVNTQPDFSESVALQKAIKHLGAKTLMTGTEHGKEIGYQPKGELVLIPVEASNGKYRLLLSYKFDIFSAEPFLRSHVYVDAKSGAIILNDPIMKHAGENAHGKELSSIPIIGVENQAKQDFASIFVAGTAQTKYSGSKSIETTLLNNKYVLKDNTRGGGVNTYNNNNANYTNLVKNNITDTDNNWTTAEHSSTGNDVALDVHWGVEKTYDYFKTAFNRNSYDNQGAVLDSYVHVLNSWENAAWTGSEMVYGDGASTFKPLGAFDVTAHELGHAVCQTTANLVYQRESGAINEGLSDIWGSVVENTYAPDKQNFLIGEDITKVSPSYLRSLSNPNSGLSKQPDTYKGTYWKDASNNCIPNPNTNDNCGVHYNSGVLNYWFYLLVMGGTGTNDIGNSFNVTGIGFEKAAKIVYRLETSYLTSNSTYNNALTYGIQAVKDLFGADSAEHIATQNAFYAVGLGQAYTGGGNPTTDTQAPTAPQLTASSTTQNSTALSWSGSTDNVAVTGYDVYRGTSLLGSTTTATTYSVTGLSPSTAYSFTVKAKDAAGNVSPASNTVNVTTQSGGTTTTYCSSSANSTSDERIANVKFANINQASTGTTGYENFTSSIGNVAKGNTYSITITPYWSFYKFSEAYAVYIDYNGDGDFTDVGELAWSKTGSTTSPVSGNITIPTTAITGDTRMRVIMRYNSLPTSSCGTFDYGQVEDYTLRIASSAGISSLVSESLADNNTISIYPNPVKEIIKIKSASGSEFKYQLIDALGKVVLSGETRSQSINVESLLSGVYILSLDNGKEKTTQKIIKN; encoded by the coding sequence ATGAAAAACAAATTAATTTTTGCGTTTTTTATTCCACTTTTAGTAAGTGGTATTTCTCTACAAGCTCAAAGATATGTTGAGCAAAAGATCAATAGTGATGATGGCAGATCATCATTCATTAAGTTCAATTCAGGAACAGCCGCTAAAGACCTGGCCTTATCGGACAACAAAAAGTTTTTCTCAGAGCTTTTAAACCTCCCTGCAGGATCTGAAATGGTTAAAACGGAATCTGCAAAACTGTTCAGTGATTTTTCGGACGAAAAATACCAGCTTTATCACAATGGGATTAAAGTTGAATTTGCCAAGTACATATTGCATTATATAAAAGGCAATCTGGTAAGCATGAACGGTGAAATGTATGATACTGACAATGTGAATACCCAACCCGATTTTTCAGAATCTGTGGCACTTCAAAAAGCCATAAAACATCTGGGTGCAAAAACTTTAATGACAGGAACTGAGCATGGAAAAGAAATTGGGTATCAGCCAAAAGGAGAACTTGTTTTAATCCCTGTTGAGGCTTCTAATGGAAAGTATAGACTTTTATTATCATATAAGTTTGATATTTTTTCAGCTGAACCATTTTTAAGATCTCATGTTTATGTAGATGCAAAATCCGGAGCAATAATACTTAATGATCCCATCATGAAACATGCGGGAGAAAATGCCCATGGAAAAGAATTGAGTAGCATCCCAATTATTGGAGTAGAAAATCAGGCAAAACAGGATTTTGCATCAATTTTTGTTGCAGGAACAGCCCAAACAAAATACAGTGGATCAAAGTCTATTGAAACCACTCTTTTGAATAATAAATATGTATTAAAAGATAACACAAGAGGTGGTGGAGTAAATACTTATAATAACAATAATGCGAATTATACCAACCTTGTAAAAAACAATATCACGGATACAGATAATAACTGGACCACTGCAGAACATTCTTCTACCGGTAATGATGTGGCACTGGATGTACACTGGGGAGTAGAAAAAACGTATGATTATTTCAAAACAGCTTTCAATAGAAATAGTTATGATAATCAGGGTGCTGTACTTGACAGTTATGTTCATGTATTAAATTCTTGGGAAAATGCAGCTTGGACAGGAAGCGAAATGGTATATGGTGATGGCGCAAGTACATTCAAACCACTTGGTGCATTTGATGTTACAGCTCACGAATTAGGACATGCAGTATGTCAAACAACTGCCAATTTAGTATACCAAAGAGAATCAGGAGCTATAAACGAGGGACTTTCTGACATCTGGGGTTCCGTGGTTGAAAATACATATGCACCGGATAAACAGAACTTTTTAATTGGAGAAGATATTACCAAAGTATCTCCTAGTTATTTAAGATCACTTAGTAATCCAAACTCAGGATTATCAAAACAACCGGACACTTATAAAGGAACCTATTGGAAAGATGCAAGTAACAATTGTATTCCTAACCCCAACACCAATGATAATTGTGGTGTTCATTACAACAGTGGTGTCCTGAACTATTGGTTTTATCTTTTGGTAATGGGTGGTACAGGTACCAATGATATTGGAAATAGCTTTAATGTTACGGGAATAGGATTTGAAAAAGCTGCGAAAATTGTGTATAGATTGGAGACTTCTTATCTTACATCCAACTCCACTTATAATAATGCTTTAACCTATGGAATCCAAGCAGTTAAAGATCTTTTTGGTGCTGATTCGGCAGAACATATAGCGACTCAAAATGCATTTTATGCAGTAGGTCTAGGACAGGCATATACTGGAGGTGGAAACCCGACAACAGATACTCAGGCTCCTACTGCGCCTCAGTTGACAGCGTCTTCTACTACACAGAATTCCACTGCATTATCATGGAGCGGATCTACGGATAATGTTGCCGTAACGGGATATGATGTTTATAGAGGAACAAGTCTTTTAGGTTCTACTACTACAGCGACAACATATTCGGTGACAGGACTTTCGCCTTCTACAGCATATAGCTTTACGGTAAAAGCAAAAGATGCTGCAGGGAATGTTTCTCCAGCTAGCAATACAGTAAATGTAACTACCCAATCAGGTGGAACGACAACAACTTACTGTTCTTCTTCTGCAAACTCTACTTCAGATGAACGCATTGCTAATGTTAAATTTGCGAATATCAACCAAGCTTCAACAGGAACAACGGGATATGAAAACTTTACTTCTTCTATAGGAAATGTTGCAAAAGGAAATACCTATTCCATTACTATAACTCCATATTGGTCATTTTATAAGTTTAGTGAAGCTTATGCTGTTTATATTGATTATAACGGTGACGGCGACTTTACTGATGTTGGGGAATTAGCATGGTCTAAAACAGGCAGCACAACATCTCCTGTTTCAGGAAATATAACAATTCCAACAACAGCTATTACAGGTGATACAAGAATGAGAGTTATTATGAGATACAATTCATTGCCAACTTCATCATGTGGAACATTTGATTACGGTCAGGTTGAAGATTATACATTAAGAATAGCTTCATCTGCTGGTATCAGCTCATTGGTTTCTGAATCTTTAGCAGATAATAATACCATCAGTATTTATCCAAATCCGGTAAAAGAAATAATTAAAATTAAATCTGCTTCCGGTTCGGAGTTCAAATATCAGCTTATTGATGCTCTTGGAAAAGTGGTATTATCAGGAGAAACAAGATCTCAATCCATTAATGTAGAATCATTGCTTTCAGGAGTTTATATTCTATCATTAGATAATGGTAAAGAAAAAACCACACAAAAAATTATTAAAAATTAA
- a CDS encoding glycoside hydrolase family 28 protein — protein sequence MKKYALFLFALLLSIQISAQYKAWTSAQEPLKEIQALKKQIIKPNFRKKDYLITDFGAIGDGKTKNTEAFRKTIERCNSEGGGRVVVPEGIFLTGAIYLKSNVNLHVSEGATILFSQDSNDYPIVFTRWEGMECMNYSSLIYAYEEENIAITGKGTLDGNADEDHWWFWCGARKYGWNESRPGKQTPARTKLHQYMAEKKDPRERVFGDGYYLRPNLVQPYKSKNFWMADVHVKNSPMWNLNPVLCENVLIERVRIISHGPNNDGFDPEACKNVWIKDSYFDTGDDCIAIKSGRDEDGRDIGKPAENHIIENCEMKDGHGGVVIGSEIAGGAKNIYAVGNVMDSKNLERALRIKTSSSRGGIIENVFFYNTKVGSYKEAAVRFNMHYEKPGNFIPTIRNIWVENLEVKGGGKYAVLSDAYETFPVTDFTMINAKINGVEIPYKVDFLKNVTLKNVIVNGQPVTNFK from the coding sequence ATGAAAAAGTATGCTTTATTCCTTTTTGCACTGTTATTATCAATCCAGATCTCGGCTCAATATAAAGCCTGGACTTCAGCACAGGAGCCACTAAAAGAAATTCAGGCATTAAAAAAACAAATTATAAAACCCAACTTCAGAAAAAAAGATTATCTCATTACTGATTTTGGTGCCATTGGAGATGGAAAAACAAAAAATACTGAAGCATTTAGAAAAACTATTGAAAGATGCAATTCTGAAGGAGGAGGAAGAGTTGTAGTTCCAGAAGGAATTTTTTTGACGGGTGCCATTTATTTAAAAAGTAATGTGAATCTTCATGTAAGTGAGGGAGCAACTATTTTGTTCAGTCAGGACAGTAATGATTATCCTATTGTATTCACAAGATGGGAAGGAATGGAATGTATGAATTATTCATCACTGATATACGCTTACGAGGAAGAAAATATCGCCATTACAGGAAAAGGAACATTAGATGGAAATGCAGATGAAGATCATTGGTGGTTTTGGTGTGGTGCAAGAAAATACGGTTGGAATGAGTCACGTCCCGGAAAGCAAACACCTGCACGTACAAAGCTCCATCAATATATGGCTGAAAAAAAAGATCCTAGAGAAAGAGTGTTTGGAGATGGATATTACTTAAGACCTAATCTCGTTCAGCCTTACAAAAGTAAAAATTTCTGGATGGCAGATGTTCATGTAAAAAATTCCCCGATGTGGAACCTCAATCCGGTACTTTGTGAAAACGTTCTGATCGAAAGAGTAAGAATAATAAGTCATGGTCCCAATAATGACGGTTTCGATCCGGAGGCATGTAAAAATGTTTGGATTAAAGATTCCTATTTCGATACCGGAGATGATTGTATTGCCATAAAATCCGGAAGAGATGAAGATGGAAGAGATATCGGAAAACCTGCAGAAAATCATATCATTGAAAATTGCGAAATGAAAGACGGACATGGTGGCGTTGTGATCGGAAGTGAAATTGCAGGTGGTGCCAAAAACATCTATGCAGTAGGAAATGTAATGGACAGTAAAAATCTTGAAAGAGCACTTCGTATTAAAACCAGTTCGAGCCGTGGTGGAATTATTGAAAATGTATTTTTTTATAACACAAAAGTTGGCTCTTATAAAGAAGCAGCCGTCCGTTTCAATATGCATTATGAAAAACCCGGCAATTTTATTCCGACGATTCGAAATATATGGGTAGAAAACTTAGAGGTAAAAGGAGGGGGAAAATATGCTGTCCTTTCTGATGCTTATGAAACTTTTCCTGTAACGGATTTCACCATGATCAATGCTAAAATCAATGGTGTTGAAATTCCTTATAAAGTTGATTTCTTAAAAAATGTGACTTTAAAAAATGTCATTGTGAATGGCCAACCTGTAACCAATTTTAAATAA
- a CDS encoding tetratricopeptide repeat protein: MLKILFFLFSTFIFAQEKITSQYIDSKLKRLSTLGLNGKHDQYIRENMLVLKEAKKISYSKGITLIYLNLSNTFIFEANYKKSLKYLNLAKTENYAKNDLCTQMKIKQLTSYNYIAIGLYKDAIIELKEIAVLSDKIPVDSIKIYTKASAFIDTGVVYRGKKQFDSATFYLEKAIALLQKKKNQRLQTISAWAHLTLIEVKIDENKIDSADIYFKLLKVQKRILVGSCNVKLYQVKGKIYDRKKKYSLAINNYQKALELAKETKNIHVMSDLYQLISQAYLKINNKELYKTFLQKYNSTNNSLNTSSQDSTESIVKELVIKKEEKLKSKTRSLIYIICIIAILVIAFFIYIFTKIRKERKILNKKNQETKLLNKKLNTDFEEIVRLAKNNDSEFLNRFQEVYPDLFPGLLEIEPNMLINELRFCALLFLNFSTKDIAQYTLVQPQSIQIRKHRLRKKLGIPSNVDIYIWMKNVNQNNKTADSTIQHKLYSYSKYNCIIKKLSTLIKR; this comes from the coding sequence ATGCTAAAAATTCTATTCTTTTTATTTTCAACTTTTATATTTGCCCAGGAAAAGATCACTTCTCAATATATTGATTCGAAACTTAAAAGGCTAAGTACTTTAGGACTAAATGGAAAACATGATCAATATATAAGAGAAAATATGTTGGTCTTGAAAGAAGCAAAAAAAATCAGCTATTCTAAAGGAATTACGTTGATTTATTTAAATCTATCCAATACTTTTATTTTTGAAGCGAATTATAAAAAAAGTCTAAAGTATCTGAATTTGGCAAAAACAGAGAACTATGCTAAAAACGATCTCTGTACTCAGATGAAAATAAAACAACTTACCAGTTATAATTATATTGCTATAGGCCTTTATAAAGATGCCATAATTGAACTTAAAGAAATAGCTGTATTATCAGATAAAATACCTGTTGATTCAATAAAAATATATACTAAAGCATCGGCATTCATTGATACTGGTGTCGTGTATAGAGGTAAAAAACAATTTGACTCTGCTACTTTCTATCTCGAAAAAGCAATTGCTCTATTACAGAAGAAAAAAAATCAAAGATTACAAACAATATCAGCTTGGGCTCATTTAACATTGATAGAAGTTAAAATTGACGAAAATAAAATTGATTCGGCAGATATATATTTTAAATTATTGAAAGTACAAAAAAGAATTTTAGTAGGTAGCTGTAATGTCAAATTATATCAGGTTAAAGGCAAAATTTATGACAGAAAGAAAAAATATTCATTAGCTATTAACAACTATCAAAAGGCGTTAGAATTAGCTAAGGAAACTAAGAATATACATGTCATGTCAGATCTTTATCAATTAATTTCTCAGGCCTATTTAAAAATTAATAATAAAGAGTTATACAAAACATTTCTCCAGAAATATAATTCTACCAATAATAGTTTAAATACGAGCTCTCAAGACTCAACGGAAAGCATTGTAAAAGAGTTGGTTATCAAAAAAGAGGAGAAATTGAAGTCCAAAACCAGATCCTTAATTTATATTATATGTATAATCGCTATATTGGTTATAGCTTTTTTTATATACATTTTTACAAAGATCCGTAAAGAGCGAAAGATTTTAAATAAAAAAAATCAAGAAACTAAATTATTAAACAAAAAGCTAAATACTGATTTTGAAGAAATAGTAAGATTAGCTAAAAACAATGATTCGGAATTTTTAAACCGCTTTCAAGAGGTATATCCTGATTTATTTCCAGGACTTTTAGAAATAGAACCTAATATGCTCATCAACGAATTACGATTTTGTGCTTTATTATTCCTTAACTTTTCAACTAAAGATATTGCTCAATATACGCTTGTACAACCACAATCCATACAAATAAGAAAGCATAGATTAAGAAAAAAATTGGGGATCCCATCAAACGTTGATATCTACATCTGGATGAAGAATGTCAATCAAAATAATAAAACAGCCGATTCAACTATTCAACATAAACTTTACAGTTACAGTAAATACAATTGTATAATAAAAAAATTAAGCACCTTAATTAAAAGATAA
- a CDS encoding helix-turn-helix domain-containing protein yields MKILTLFIAIFIFNHQDITPKYIDSEFQNIENLARKGNYNQFMSRNMSVLKSSKRINYSKGIALSYLNLSYGYSYSRNYKKSFQYLQLAKNAEYAKDNFDFQVNFKRFLGFNYSNIGLYREAINELKEVIVLADDMSADTLRVYTKSSAYCDIAAIYKNQKQLDSCKLYLGKGLNILKNQKKLTPRLQAILLWYSMGLIEVNITEKKIDSATILLQAIEIPSKKILGNNNFRLYKVKGLINCYKKEYDFAIINYQKAIELVKNTHNIVQLQWLYHAMSEIYKQKGDNNSAQKYSKMSAAINEKLIRTKQPEIEKIVQELIIQKESKIETTNQLLLGSLILCTFCLLIFMFFMIRKRDKKKKKFNLKDEETTLLNEKLPIAYEEIIQMAKNNNSEFLTRFQEVYPDFFSSLLNIDPMLLHSELKFCALLFLDFSTKDIATYTFVKPQSIQTRKNRLRKKLNITSDQDIYNWMKNINNAI; encoded by the coding sequence ATGAAAATTCTCACATTATTCATCGCTATTTTCATATTTAATCATCAAGATATAACACCTAAATATATAGATTCAGAATTTCAAAATATAGAAAATTTAGCTAGAAAAGGTAACTACAATCAGTTTATGTCCAGAAATATGTCGGTATTGAAAAGCTCTAAACGGATCAATTATTCTAAAGGCATTGCACTGAGCTATTTGAATCTTTCTTATGGATATTCATACTCCAGAAACTACAAAAAAAGCTTCCAATATTTACAACTTGCTAAAAATGCAGAATATGCTAAAGATAATTTTGATTTTCAAGTCAACTTTAAAAGATTTCTGGGCTTTAACTACTCTAATATTGGACTTTATCGGGAAGCTATTAATGAGCTTAAAGAGGTAATAGTTTTAGCTGATGATATGTCAGCTGATACTCTCAGGGTATATACTAAATCTTCAGCATACTGTGATATAGCAGCTATTTATAAGAACCAAAAGCAATTAGATTCTTGTAAACTATATTTAGGAAAAGGACTTAATATTCTAAAAAATCAAAAAAAATTAACTCCCAGACTTCAGGCAATTTTATTATGGTATTCTATGGGTTTGATCGAAGTAAATATCACTGAAAAAAAAATAGATTCAGCAACTATACTGCTCCAGGCGATAGAAATTCCATCAAAAAAAATTCTTGGAAACAATAATTTTAGGCTATACAAAGTAAAAGGCTTAATCAATTGCTATAAAAAAGAATATGATTTTGCCATTATAAATTATCAAAAGGCAATTGAACTGGTTAAAAACACCCATAATATAGTACAATTACAATGGCTATATCATGCTATGTCTGAAATTTACAAGCAGAAAGGGGATAATAATTCCGCTCAAAAATACTCTAAAATGTCGGCTGCTATAAATGAGAAATTAATACGGACAAAGCAACCGGAAATTGAAAAAATAGTACAAGAATTAATTATACAAAAAGAAAGTAAAATAGAGACCACAAACCAACTTTTACTAGGCAGTTTGATTTTATGTACTTTCTGTTTGCTTATTTTTATGTTTTTCATGATAAGAAAGAGAGATAAAAAGAAAAAAAAATTTAATCTAAAAGATGAAGAAACTACATTATTAAATGAAAAACTTCCCATTGCTTATGAAGAGATCATACAAATGGCGAAAAATAATAATTCAGAATTTCTAACCAGGTTTCAAGAAGTATACCCTGATTTCTTTTCAAGCCTTTTAAATATTGATCCCATGCTTCTTCACAGTGAGTTAAAGTTTTGTGCTTTGCTATTTCTCGATTTTTCTACCAAAGACATAGCGACATATACTTTCGTAAAACCTCAATCCATACAAACACGAAAAAACAGATTGAGAAAGAAACTCAACATTACTTCTGATCAAGATATTTACAATTGGATGAAGAACATTAATAATGCTATTTAA
- a CDS encoding helix-turn-helix domain-containing protein: protein MQILPSTILAPYIKNFTVVTIDRDIDNEVFYPSGYVDLIINLSGGAAATIINGKRKNTPDIELLGHLTLPTRLTVKKYTSILIARIYPYAASLFFSAPLSEFTNYATDMYDVANAENKELYDRIMLTEGLISKISILETHFLKQLKKNETRLKKISIIQTLSQQFFLDHQPLALSTIAQNSGLSERYIQKLYMMNMGISPSAFSGVIRFNKSLQMVLNTAASLTEIAYACGYYDQAHFIKEFRKFTAITPFASRNSLIKNDAEFQQAVNIGF from the coding sequence ATGCAGATTTTACCTTCCACAATTTTAGCACCCTACATAAAGAACTTTACTGTTGTTACGATTGACAGGGATATTGATAATGAGGTATTTTATCCAAGTGGATATGTAGATTTAATCATTAATTTATCTGGAGGGGCAGCCGCCACTATTATCAATGGTAAACGGAAGAACACTCCAGATATAGAATTGTTGGGACATCTTACCCTTCCCACCAGGCTTACAGTAAAAAAATATACATCTATTCTTATTGCTCGTATTTACCCGTATGCTGCATCATTATTCTTTTCAGCCCCTTTATCCGAATTCACTAACTATGCCACAGATATGTATGATGTGGCCAATGCAGAAAACAAGGAATTATATGATCGCATAATGCTGACAGAAGGACTCATCTCTAAAATCAGTATTTTGGAAACTCACTTTCTTAAGCAACTGAAAAAAAACGAAACGCGGTTAAAGAAAATTTCAATTATCCAGACCCTCAGCCAACAGTTTTTTCTCGATCACCAACCATTAGCCCTCTCTACTATTGCGCAGAACTCAGGACTGTCTGAAAGATATATCCAAAAGCTTTATATGATGAATATGGGTATTAGTCCATCAGCCTTTTCTGGAGTAATACGGTTTAATAAGAGTTTACAGATGGTACTGAATACAGCAGCATCACTTACTGAAATAGCTTATGCATGTGGATATTACGATCAGGCACATTTCATTAAGGAGTTCAGAAAATTTACAGCTATTACTCCATTTGCATCCAGGAACTCACTGATAAAAAATGATGCTGAATTTCAACAAGCCGTCAACATCGGTTTCTGA